Proteins from a single region of Stutzerimonas stutzeri:
- a CDS encoding NrsF family protein, protein MKTDDLIALLASEAAPVDRHVVAKRFATALLCGLAGALLLIVTAYGIRADLAVIATTPLFWAKLALPATLLAGALLLTTRMARPGTPVGHSWALLAAPVVIVWVAALTILITAPADARMPLLLGSTWRECLANIALLSIPAFIAALWALRGLAPTRPRLAGGAAGLLAGSIAALAYSLHCPEMAVPFWALWYLLGILLPGVLGTLLGPRLLRW, encoded by the coding sequence ATGAAAACCGATGATTTGATTGCCCTGCTCGCCAGCGAGGCTGCGCCGGTGGACCGGCACGTCGTCGCCAAGCGCTTCGCCACGGCGCTGCTGTGCGGCCTGGCCGGCGCGCTGTTGCTGATCGTGACCGCGTACGGCATTCGCGCCGACCTGGCGGTGATCGCCACCACGCCGCTGTTCTGGGCCAAGCTGGCACTGCCGGCGACCCTGCTCGCCGGCGCGCTGTTGCTGACCACGCGCATGGCCCGCCCCGGCACGCCGGTGGGTCACAGCTGGGCGCTGCTGGCGGCACCGGTGGTAATCGTCTGGGTCGCCGCACTGACGATTCTGATCACCGCACCGGCCGACGCGCGCATGCCGCTGCTGCTAGGCAGCACCTGGCGCGAGTGCCTGGCGAACATCGCGCTGTTGTCGATCCCCGCCTTCATCGCTGCGCTCTGGGCATTGCGCGGGCTGGCGCCGACGCGCCCGCGCCTGGCTGGCGGCGCTGCCGGCCTGCTCGCCGGCAGCATCGCGGCCCTCGCCTACAGCCTGCACTGCCCGGAAATGGCGGTGCCGTTCTGGGCGCTCTGGTACCTGCTCGGCATCTTGCTGCCCGGCGTGCTCGGTACACTCCTCGGGCCGCGCCTGCTGCGCTGGTGA
- a CDS encoding sigma-70 family RNA polymerase sigma factor yields the protein MERITSQETLQARENELRALLLRGLDGDAKAYRAFLDQLGGHLRGFLRRRLPQPDELEDVLQEVLLAVHNARQTYRAEQPLTVWVQAICRYKLADHYRTRGRQAAQTDWLDEADELLAVQDNAQAEARRDLGKLLQQLPPRQRLPIVHVKLEGRSVEETARLTGLSSSAIKVGIHRGLKALAAKIRGGA from the coding sequence ATGGAACGAATTACCTCTCAGGAGACACTCCAGGCCCGCGAGAACGAGCTGCGCGCGCTGCTGCTGCGCGGGCTCGATGGCGATGCGAAGGCCTACCGGGCATTCCTCGACCAGCTCGGCGGCCATCTGCGCGGTTTTCTGCGTCGCCGCCTGCCGCAGCCGGACGAGCTGGAAGATGTGCTGCAGGAGGTTCTGCTGGCCGTACACAATGCGCGGCAGACCTATCGTGCGGAGCAGCCGCTGACGGTCTGGGTGCAGGCGATCTGTCGCTACAAGCTGGCCGACCACTACCGCACCCGTGGCCGTCAGGCCGCGCAGACGGACTGGCTGGACGAGGCCGACGAGCTGCTCGCCGTACAGGACAACGCGCAGGCCGAGGCCCGACGCGACCTGGGCAAGCTGCTCCAGCAGCTGCCGCCACGCCAGCGACTACCCATCGTTCACGTCAAACTGGAGGGCCGCTCGGTGGAAGAAACTGCGCGTCTGACCGGGCTTTCCAGCTCGGCGATCAAGGTCGGCATCCATCGCGGGCTCAAGGCCCTGGCGGCGAAGATTCGAGGTGGCGCATGA
- a CDS encoding DUF2282 domain-containing protein, producing the protein MKTLNLAAAAIALASIAAGAQAGENDKGDMEKCYGVALAGQNDCKAGAGTSCAGSSKRDYQGNAWKLVPAGTCTSIETPKGMGSLTPVER; encoded by the coding sequence ATGAAGACTCTCAACCTTGCGGCCGCCGCCATTGCCCTGGCTTCGATCGCCGCGGGCGCTCAGGCAGGCGAGAACGACAAAGGCGACATGGAAAAATGCTACGGCGTCGCGCTGGCCGGACAGAACGATTGCAAGGCCGGTGCCGGCACCAGCTGCGCCGGCAGTTCCAAGCGCGATTACCAGGGCAACGCCTGGAAACTGGTGCCCGCGGGTACATGCACCTCGATCGAGACGCCCAAGGGGATGGGCTCGCTGACGCCGGTCGAACGCTGA
- a CDS encoding DUF692 domain-containing protein → MQILGAGLGLKPEHYTDACACVADGLWFEVHPENYMVGGGPRLDWLEAVGARHPLSLHGVSLSLAADCAPDETHLQRLKALAERVRPALISEHLAWSSWRGNYHPDLLPFPRTTAALRRIAANIERTQEMLGQRIAIENPSHYLRFDQHQWDEIDFLAELSQRTGCGLLLDVNNVQVSAHNLSFDAAAYLRRFPAAPIMEIHLAGHSRDDASSLLIDTHDAPVDAAVWALYRQLIKRIGPRPTLIERDDQLPAFETLMVERARAQQTLDEVGGWQ, encoded by the coding sequence ATGCAGATTCTCGGAGCAGGACTAGGGCTAAAACCCGAGCATTACACGGACGCCTGCGCCTGCGTGGCGGACGGGCTGTGGTTCGAGGTCCATCCGGAAAACTACATGGTCGGCGGCGGCCCACGGCTCGACTGGCTGGAGGCAGTGGGCGCGCGGCACCCGCTGTCGCTGCACGGTGTGTCGCTGTCGCTGGCTGCCGACTGTGCGCCGGATGAGACGCACCTGCAGCGACTCAAGGCGCTGGCCGAACGTGTGCGGCCGGCGTTGATCTCCGAACACCTGGCCTGGTCGAGCTGGCGCGGCAATTACCATCCTGATCTGTTGCCATTTCCGCGGACAACGGCGGCGTTGAGGCGAATCGCGGCGAACATCGAGCGCACCCAGGAGATGCTTGGACAGCGCATCGCCATCGAGAATCCAAGCCATTACCTGCGCTTCGATCAGCACCAGTGGGACGAGATCGACTTTCTCGCCGAGCTCAGCCAGCGCACCGGCTGCGGCCTGCTGCTGGACGTCAACAACGTGCAGGTCAGCGCGCACAACCTGAGTTTCGATGCGGCCGCCTATCTGCGGCGTTTTCCGGCCGCGCCGATCATGGAGATCCACCTGGCCGGGCACAGCCGGGATGACGCGTCTTCGCTGCTGATCGACACCCACGATGCGCCGGTGGACGCGGCGGTCTGGGCGCTCTATCGGCAACTGATCAAGCGTATCGGCCCGCGCCCGACGTTGATCGAGCGCGACGACCAGCTGCCGGCTTTCGAGACGCTAATGGTCGAGCGCGCTCGTGCCCAGCAGACGCTCGATGAAGTGGGGGGCTGGCAATGA
- a CDS encoding DNA-binding domain-containing protein: MSGSLAAFQDAFVAALTDAPGSAAGEVAALVGQPGFAVYRNTLAKGCVDALRANFPAVERLVGEEWFAAAAALYAREKPPRRGPLLEYGEDFPAFLQDFEPALALPYLSGVAQLDRLWLEVFSAVEQPVLALAALATQTPEQLARQPLVPRAALRWRWFAELPVYSIWSCTREGRQVPAELVWQGEGVLLSRSAGRIGWQPLERAGCAFLDACAAGRSLEQASEQALAVQPQLDFNDLLGRLLAAGAFAALVPTTPST; encoded by the coding sequence ATGAGCGGCTCGCTGGCGGCATTTCAGGACGCCTTCGTCGCGGCGCTGACCGACGCGCCCGGCAGTGCGGCGGGCGAGGTCGCTGCGCTGGTCGGGCAGCCGGGTTTCGCCGTGTACCGCAATACGCTGGCCAAGGGCTGTGTCGATGCGCTGCGCGCCAATTTCCCTGCCGTCGAACGACTGGTGGGGGAGGAGTGGTTTGCTGCCGCCGCGGCGCTGTACGCGCGCGAGAAGCCGCCGCGCCGTGGCCCGTTGCTTGAGTACGGCGAGGATTTTCCGGCCTTCCTGCAGGATTTCGAACCGGCGCTCGCGCTTCCCTATCTGTCTGGCGTCGCGCAGCTGGACCGGCTCTGGTTAGAGGTATTCAGCGCCGTGGAGCAACCCGTTCTGGCCCTCGCTGCCTTGGCGACCCAAACCCCGGAGCAGCTGGCCCGGCAGCCGCTCGTTCCGCGCGCTGCGCTGCGCTGGCGGTGGTTCGCCGAGCTGCCGGTGTACAGCATCTGGAGTTGCACCCGTGAAGGACGCCAGGTGCCGGCAGAGCTGGTCTGGCAAGGCGAAGGGGTACTGCTGAGCCGAAGCGCCGGCCGCATCGGCTGGCAGCCACTCGAACGTGCCGGCTGTGCATTTCTCGATGCCTGCGCCGCTGGCCGCTCGCTGGAGCAGGCCTCGGAACAGGCGCTGGCGGTTCAGCCGCAACTCGACTTCAACGACCTGCTAGGCCGGCTGCTGGCGGCAGGCGCGTTCGCCGCGCTGGTGCCGACGACGCCATCCACATGA
- a CDS encoding DoxX family protein has product MNAMHNLPLRLRQQWNAVAQRLQQLLGDSLLNLLARLAIAAIFLLSGRTKVSGVLDITPGTFELFRSEYALPLLPPSIAAHLATYAEHLFPLLLVLGLFTRLSALALLLMTLVIQLFVYPDAWSTHLSWAALLLLLIGRGAGRLSLDHLLGIR; this is encoded by the coding sequence ATGAACGCCATGCACAACCTGCCGCTGCGTCTGCGTCAGCAATGGAACGCGGTCGCGCAGCGGTTGCAGCAACTGCTCGGCGATTCGCTGCTGAATCTGCTGGCACGCTTGGCCATCGCGGCGATCTTCCTGCTCTCTGGGCGCACCAAGGTGAGCGGGGTGCTGGACATCACCCCGGGCACGTTCGAGCTGTTTCGCAGCGAATACGCATTGCCTTTGCTGCCACCGTCCATCGCGGCGCACCTGGCGACCTATGCCGAGCATCTTTTCCCGCTGCTGCTGGTGCTCGGCCTGTTCACGCGGCTGTCGGCGTTGGCACTGCTGCTGATGACGCTGGTGATCCAGCTGTTCGTCTACCCGGACGCCTGGTCGACTCACCTGAGCTGGGCGGCGCTGCTACTACTGCTGATAGGTCGAGGCGCCGGCCGGCTCTCGCTCGATCACCTGTTGGGGATTCGCTAG
- a CDS encoding phospholipase effector Tle1 domain-containing protein — protein sequence MAHPDDDLAASSNPFERYKRFYISGLGATFDPSLGGSAVVIGAGLKGATSKAQDNLTSLPQSTATDAGVEAGKDILTGKNWWERLQHNLSPVKLAKGVGATIVPAGTELFEVSRDHPLTAELLKTGVDTRLEAAWERFQRRVEEISASSEVPLKRLAISVYGFDFGATLARAFCHKLYDECEPGTNRYKGLELEIIFVGLFDAVDRSMADSIVLDYLLPLVNRINDGECLPGPVKAALHLIAAHEHRGIRRARLIGTGSLTPRWEERLVPGISEDVGGGLRKEDAPYSRELHQASLHEMYRAAYRAGVPFHSLEQLYEVDADLAGLFELNDHINGTSALDANARYLARVGARTPSKESFLTHRRLYIRRLRLLWQLYYEQSQAFAQEEARLERPLLGSESRLGRLLGQGSESMVQAEQRDRALQRVRASQAELRKTLGWLEDVQREARILQAGFTPPEIEALLEEWFTPNPPSLSFDIEDVLEYFLNDRYLISQMSPRPNDYKYFVVRGFDIPDLLKTRGIAPDPLEQVRSNTPHR from the coding sequence ATGGCGCACCCCGATGATGATCTGGCTGCGTCCTCCAACCCGTTCGAGCGGTACAAACGTTTCTATATATCCGGCCTAGGCGCAACCTTTGATCCCTCACTGGGGGGCAGCGCAGTCGTGATTGGAGCAGGCTTGAAGGGCGCGACAAGCAAGGCTCAGGACAACCTGACGAGCTTGCCGCAAAGTACTGCAACCGATGCCGGGGTCGAGGCAGGCAAGGATATTCTGACGGGCAAGAATTGGTGGGAGCGCCTGCAGCACAACCTAAGCCCAGTGAAACTGGCCAAGGGGGTTGGCGCCACCATTGTCCCTGCGGGTACCGAGCTTTTTGAGGTCAGCCGAGACCATCCACTGACTGCTGAGCTGCTCAAAACTGGGGTAGATACACGGCTGGAGGCAGCATGGGAGCGCTTCCAGCGTCGGGTAGAGGAAATTAGCGCAAGCAGCGAGGTGCCCCTCAAGCGCCTCGCCATCTCAGTGTACGGCTTCGACTTTGGCGCCACCCTGGCGCGGGCCTTCTGCCACAAGCTGTATGACGAATGTGAGCCCGGCACCAATCGCTACAAGGGACTGGAGCTGGAGATCATCTTTGTCGGGCTGTTCGATGCGGTGGATCGCAGCATGGCGGACTCCATCGTGCTGGACTACCTGCTGCCACTGGTTAACCGGATTAACGACGGGGAGTGCCTACCGGGCCCGGTCAAGGCGGCGCTGCACCTGATTGCAGCCCATGAGCATCGCGGCATCCGACGCGCTCGGCTGATCGGCACCGGGTCACTCACCCCACGCTGGGAAGAGCGCCTGGTACCCGGTATTAGCGAGGACGTAGGCGGTGGCCTGCGCAAGGAGGACGCGCCCTATAGCCGCGAGCTGCATCAAGCCAGCCTGCATGAGATGTATCGGGCGGCTTATCGAGCGGGGGTGCCTTTCCACTCTCTTGAGCAGTTGTATGAAGTTGATGCCGATTTGGCCGGGCTATTTGAACTCAACGACCATATCAACGGCACCAGCGCCCTGGATGCCAATGCGCGCTACCTGGCCCGTGTCGGCGCGAGGACGCCCAGCAAAGAAAGCTTTCTGACCCATCGCCGGCTGTATATCCGCCGTTTGCGGTTGCTCTGGCAGCTCTACTACGAGCAGTCGCAAGCCTTTGCCCAGGAGGAGGCGCGCCTGGAGCGGCCACTGCTGGGGAGCGAGAGCCGGTTGGGCAGGCTGCTGGGCCAAGGCAGCGAAAGCATGGTGCAAGCCGAGCAGCGTGACCGGGCGTTGCAACGCGTCCGCGCCAGCCAGGCCGAGTTGCGCAAGACCCTCGGCTGGCTGGAGGACGTGCAGCGCGAGGCGCGAATCCTCCAGGCGGGCTTCACCCCCCCCGAGATAGAAGCCCTGCTGGAAGAATGGTTTACCCCCAACCCGCCAAGCCTGAGCTTCGATATTGAGGACGTACTCGAATACTTCCTCAACGACCGCTACCTGATCAGCCAGATGTCGCCGCGCCCCAACGACTACAAGTATTTTGTTGTGCGGGGTTTCGATATACCTGACCTACTGAAAACCCGCGGCATCGCCCCCGATCCGCTGGAGCAAGTGAGGTCCAATACCCCACACCGATAA
- a CDS encoding DUF3304 domain-containing protein, protein MILNSPHQKRWRRRRLVLCLAIVLLPLLALYLYGALRTPGAALTSHNYMERAVFSFWVNDFWGGNLAAMGAGGIMCCRSLGGSTAKVVWILSRTGEQARQGVKQERHEIEVPMPARKSGDDTLHVYFFPGNRIELVWASTMLSPLHYPDGIPNKPKNNEQGGQP, encoded by the coding sequence GTGATTCTAAATTCGCCCCATCAAAAGCGCTGGCGGCGACGTCGCTTGGTTCTCTGCCTGGCCATTGTGTTGCTGCCTTTACTGGCACTTTATCTCTATGGCGCGCTGCGCACGCCGGGGGCGGCATTAACGTCCCATAACTATATGGAAAGGGCTGTATTTAGTTTCTGGGTCAACGATTTCTGGGGCGGCAATCTTGCCGCAATGGGAGCAGGCGGGATTATGTGCTGTCGCAGCCTGGGAGGGTCAACTGCCAAGGTGGTGTGGATTCTCAGTAGAACAGGCGAGCAAGCCCGTCAGGGGGTAAAGCAGGAACGCCACGAAATCGAGGTACCCATGCCGGCTCGAAAATCTGGGGACGACACCCTGCATGTGTACTTCTTTCCGGGTAATCGCATCGAGTTGGTCTGGGCCTCCACCATGTTAAGCCCGCTGCATTACCCCGATGGTATTCCCAACAAACCCAAAAACAACGAACAGGGAGGTCAGCCATGA
- a CDS encoding DUF3304 domain-containing protein, protein MILNSPHQRRWRRRRLILCLAIVLLPLLALYLYGALRTPGAALMSHNYLDRPVFSYWVNDNWGGNGGVTCCWRLKGPTAKVVWILSTTGAQARQGLKEERHEIEVPMPPRKSGDDTLHVHFFPGNRVELAWASTTILSPLQYPDGIPSKAKTNEQGGRS, encoded by the coding sequence GTGATTCTAAATTCGCCCCATCAACGGCGCTGGCGGCGACGTCGTTTGATTCTCTGCCTGGCCATTGTGCTGCTGCCTTTGCTGGCGCTTTATCTCTATGGAGCCCTGCGCACGCCGGGGGCGGCGCTGATGTCGCATAACTATTTGGACAGGCCGGTATTCAGCTACTGGGTTAATGACAACTGGGGCGGTAATGGCGGTGTGACCTGTTGTTGGCGCTTAAAAGGGCCGACTGCCAAGGTGGTGTGGATTCTGAGCACAACGGGTGCACAGGCGCGCCAGGGATTAAAGGAAGAGCGCCACGAAATCGAGGTACCCATGCCGCCTCGCAAATCCGGGGACGATACCCTACATGTGCACTTCTTTCCTGGTAACCGAGTAGAGCTTGCCTGGGCCTCCACAACGATATTGAGCCCGTTGCAGTACCCCGATGGTATTCCCAGCAAAGCCAAAACAAATGAACAAGGAGGTCGGTCGTGA
- a CDS encoding DUF3304 domain-containing protein → MILNSPDQKRWRRRRLMLCLAIVLLPLLALYLYGVLRTPGAALTSHNYMERPVGSFWVNDFWGGNLAAMGGGGIMCCRRLDGSTAKVVWILSLSQAQEDQGMQIERHEIEVPMPPRKSGDDTLHVYFFPGNRIELVWASTMLSPLHYPDGIPSKAKTNEQGGRS, encoded by the coding sequence GTGATTCTAAATTCGCCCGATCAAAAACGCTGGCGGCGACGTCGTTTGATGCTCTGCCTGGCCATTGTGCTGCTGCCTTTGCTGGCGCTTTATCTCTATGGAGTGCTGCGTACGCCGGGAGCGGCATTAACGTCCCATAACTATATGGAAAGGCCAGTAGGAAGTTTCTGGGTCAATGACTTTTGGGGAGGCAACCTCGCCGCGATGGGCGGGGGGGGCATCATGTGCTGCCGTCGTTTGGATGGTTCGACGGCGAAGGTTGTATGGATCCTTAGCCTATCCCAGGCTCAGGAGGATCAGGGAATGCAGATAGAACGCCACGAAATCGAGGTGCCTATGCCCCCTCGTAAATCTGGGGACGACACGCTGCATGTGTATTTCTTTCCGGGTAATCGCATCGAACTGGTCTGGGCCTCCACCATGTTGAGCCCGCTTCATTACCCCGACGGTATTCCCAGCAAAGCCAAAACCAACGAACAAGGAGGTCGGTCGTGA
- a CDS encoding DUF3304 domain-containing protein yields the protein MILNSPHQRRWRRRRLMLCLAIVLLPLLALYLYGALRTPGAALMSHNYMDRPVFSYWVNDNWGGNGGVTCCWRLKGPTAKVVWILDMTRQQQLEGVKEERHEIELPMPPRKSGDDTLHVHFFPGNRVELAWASTTILSPLQYPDGIPSKKKTNEQGGRS from the coding sequence GTGATCCTGAATTCGCCCCATCAACGGCGCTGGCGGCGACGTCGTTTGATGCTCTGCCTGGCCATTGTGCTGCTGCCTTTGTTGGCGCTTTATCTCTATGGCGCGCTGCGTACGCCGGGGGCGGCGCTGATGTCGCATAACTATATGGACAGGCCAGTATTCAGCTACTGGGTCAATGACAATTGGGGCGGGAATGGCGGTGTGACCTGTTGTTGGCGCTTAAAGGGCCCGACTGCCAAGGTAGTGTGGATTCTGGATATGACTCGTCAGCAGCAACTCGAAGGGGTAAAGGAAGAGCGCCATGAAATCGAGTTGCCCATGCCGCCTCGAAAATCTGGGGACGATACGCTGCATGTGCATTTCTTTCCTGGTAACCGGGTAGAGCTTGCCTGGGCGTCTACGACGATATTGAGCCCGTTGCAGTACCCCGATGGTATTCCCAGCAAAAAAAAAACCAATGAACAAGGAGGTCGGTCGTGA
- a CDS encoding DUF3304 domain-containing protein, with amino-acid sequence MTLNAPQQHRWQRRRWLISLLIVLLPLLALYLYGQLRTPGAMLTAENYMDRPVGSYWVNDNWGGNGGVTCCWQLDGPTAKVVWILSLSQAQEDQGMKIERHEVELPMPPRGREDRYLHVRFDPGNQVRLGWSPDLFSPFNPRPQKPNANGQGGQL; translated from the coding sequence GTGACCCTGAATGCCCCCCAGCAGCACCGCTGGCAACGGCGCAGGTGGCTAATAAGCCTGTTGATTGTGCTACTGCCTTTGCTCGCGCTCTACCTCTATGGGCAGTTGCGCACGCCGGGGGCAATGCTGACCGCTGAAAACTATATGGACAGGCCGGTGGGTAGCTACTGGGTCAACGATAACTGGGGTGGTAACGGCGGTGTGACCTGCTGCTGGCAGTTGGACGGCCCGACAGCCAAGGTCGTATGGATTCTTAGCCTGTCCCAGGCTCAGGAAGACCAAGGCATGAAAATAGAACGCCACGAAGTCGAACTGCCCATGCCCCCACGAGGCCGGGAAGACCGCTACCTGCATGTCCGCTTCGACCCCGGCAACCAGGTAAGGCTGGGTTGGAGTCCCGATCTGTTTAGCCCCTTTAATCCCCGGCCGCAAAAGCCGAACGCCAACGGGCAAGGAGGCCAGTTGTGA
- a CDS encoding DUF4123 domain-containing protein gives MSAANAEQAWQAAQAQGLHCHVIVEAGLLNDPARLQLLQSPIPKQPLMQQPEFAALREHGPWLLDCSSLSFQDMLALEGLSDSPALMGWIATHCPLPVLAEHLSDALLAADESGHVYLLRSYTPAVLPQLHGRNETPWHSWLFGPLQEWWLLSPEHGWQSLQGLASPGDYQPITLDKQLWRLLELDPLTYSLTAELENSAAEVFTTTCHGERLSQVQQALDAARSEGLQQPEDLSLFATLQLFDNQFLATWPNWPQVLQQVTEQRLPLGQALRMPSA, from the coding sequence ATGAGCGCCGCTAACGCTGAGCAGGCCTGGCAGGCCGCACAGGCGCAGGGCCTGCATTGCCATGTGATCGTCGAAGCCGGGCTGCTGAACGATCCGGCCCGCCTGCAATTGCTGCAAAGCCCTATCCCCAAACAACCGCTGATGCAGCAGCCCGAGTTTGCGGCCCTGCGCGAGCACGGCCCTTGGTTGCTGGATTGCAGCAGCCTCAGTTTCCAGGACATGCTGGCCTTGGAAGGACTGTCTGACAGCCCGGCGCTAATGGGCTGGATCGCCACACACTGCCCGCTACCCGTCCTGGCCGAGCACTTGAGCGATGCCCTGCTGGCAGCGGATGAAAGCGGCCACGTCTACCTGCTGCGCAGTTACACCCCAGCGGTGCTGCCGCAGCTGCATGGGCGTAACGAAACGCCTTGGCACAGCTGGTTATTCGGCCCACTACAGGAATGGTGGCTGCTCAGCCCCGAGCACGGCTGGCAGAGTTTGCAGGGGCTGGCCAGCCCTGGCGACTACCAACCCATTACGCTCGATAAACAACTCTGGCGGCTGCTGGAGCTTGACCCGCTGACCTACAGCCTGACCGCCGAACTGGAAAACAGCGCCGCAGAAGTGTTCACCACGACCTGCCATGGTGAGCGGCTCAGCCAGGTGCAACAGGCCCTTGATGCCGCCCGCAGCGAAGGCCTGCAACAGCCGGAAGACCTCAGCCTGTTCGCCACCCTGCAGCTGTTCGACAACCAGTTCCTGGCAACCTGGCCGAACTGGCCCCAGGTGCTGCAACAAGTTACAGAACAACGCCTGCCCCTTGGCCAAGCGTTGAGGATGCCGAGCGCGTGA